The proteins below are encoded in one region of Dama dama isolate Ldn47 chromosome 21, ASM3311817v1, whole genome shotgun sequence:
- the FABP5 gene encoding fatty acid-binding protein 5 yields MATVQQLVGRWRLVESKGFDEYMKEVGVGMALRKVGAMAKPDCIITSDGKNLSIKTESTLKTTQFSCKLGEKFEETTADGRKTQTVCNFTDGALVQHQEWDGKESTITRKLEDGKLVVVCVMNNVTCTRVYEKVE; encoded by the exons ATGGCCACCGTTCAGCAGCTGGTAGGAAGATGGCGCTTAGTGGAGAGCAAAGGCTTTGACGAATACATGAAGGAAGTAG GAGTGGGGATGGCTCTGCGAAAAGTGGGTGCGATGGCCAAACCAGACTGTATCATCACTTCTGATGGCAAAAACCTCAGCATAAAAACTGAGAGCACTTTGAAAACAACACAGTTTTCCTGTAAACTGGGAGAGAAGTTTGAAGAGACCACAGCTGATGGCAGAAAGACTCAG ACTGTCTGCAACTTTACAGATGGCGCATTGGTTCAACATCAGGAATGGGATGGAAAGGAAAGCACAATAACAAGAAAACTGGAAGATGGGAAATTAGTGGTG GTATGCGTCATGAACAATGTTACCTGTACTCGGGTTTATGAAAAAGTAGAATAA